CGAATACCTCCCCTTCATTCAAAACCTGCACTCTCTTGCCGAGCTTAGACGTCACTTTGAGATCGATGATCATCTTGAGCGTCGAGTCAAAGCCCTTGGTCATCTCCAAACAATGGATGTATTTGATGAACTCCTTGCTTATACCACGAAACACTCCCTGTACCACGATGCGCTCCGTTTATACCGCTACGATCCTCCTCGCCTTCGAGAACTCACAGCCGCTTACGCTGCCTATCTTGAGTCCACATCAGCCTATCGAGAAGCGGGCCTTGCATACGAGTCACTCGAGAATTGGGTTAAGGCAACGAGCTGCTACCGAACCGCGGGCGCTTCATGTTGGCAAGAGTGTCTTTACACTGCAGCTCAGCAGCAACCTCCCATGTCGGCTGAGGCTATGTCCGACCTTGCCAACAACCTTGCAGATGCTCTCTGGGAAGCAAAGGACTACTCTGCTGCTTCCACCATCCACCTCGAATATCTTGACTCTATCGACATGGCTGTTCGTTGCCTGTGCAAGGGTTACCACTTTGCAGATGCTATCCGTCTCGTTGTTCAACGCAAACGCCCTGACCTCCTTACTGCCAGTGTCGACACTGGTCTTGCTGATGCGCTAGGTACAACGACCGAATTCCTGGCTGACTGCAAGGCCCAGCTCAAGGCTCAGGTTCCTCGTGTTGCCGAACTTCGCCGTAAGGCCATTGAAGACCCTCTGGCTTTCTACGAAGGAGATCGCGCTGGTGGTATGGACATCCCCGACGATGTCTCTGTCGCTGCCTCTTCCCGAGTTAGCACCAGTGCATCGCTCTTTACACGATATACAGGCAAGGCTGGGAGTGTGGGAACCGCTGGAACGGGAGTCAGTCGCGCCACAAGCAAGAACCGTAAgcgcgaggagaagaagcgtgCTCGTGGACGAAAGGGAACAGTCTACGAGGAAGAATATCTCGTCAACAGTATTCGTCGTCTTATTGACCGTGTCAGTGCTGCTGCTCCAGATGCCGAGCGCCTCATCTTCGCGCTTGTACGGAGGAACATGCCCAAGCGCGCGCGTGCTGCAGAAGCTCTCATGGCTGAGGTATCTGAGGCTTGCACTGCTGCGGTAGCTGAGGTGTTCAAGGTGCCCGGGGCAGAGGCCGAGCAAAGGAATGACGCTGAGCCAACCTGGCAGGCTACAGGAGGTGAAGCAGTGCTGCAGGACTTTGTGATGGGACAGGGCAAGAAGTTGGAGCCTCCGATTGTTAAGGGGGTTAAGAAGCTTGCGCTTTTAGGATCATGATGAAAGATTTATCTCAAAAGTTGTGTTTAAACGACCAAATACAATCAAGAAGTAAAATATGTACCTGCTCTCAAGTGCCCCTGCTGTCCACACTATTGGTTTGAAAAATGATATCGTAGTCCTGAGTTCAAAATATTCTTGCGCCTCAATCTAGTTGAGGGCATTGATTTCAGCCCAATCTTCGTTAGCATGTCACAAGCCTAGATTCCAATCTAGCCGAAAGGCAAAACTTTTACGGAATTTCAATCTGAGAGGATGTGATTGATCAAGTGAGAGAAACAAATCCCATTCGCCTCCGCTATGTCAAGATCCCGACTAAAAACTACCAAGTAAAAAGGCTAACTAAGTACGAGAATATCGAAAAAAAGGGGCTAAGAAAATGCTGGCTTAGAGAGCCTTTGCCTCCTATATCCGGGGGTCCGTCCGTCCTTCCCAAGTCCATAACCATATTCCGTACTGACATATCGCGTTCAAACAATCCCGCATAAGGcgtttcttcttcccaggCATCATCTCCATAAACATAGGTAGTAAAACCGATCTAGGCACATTAAGATATGTATACTCGATCATATAACCAATGTGACTGACTAAGCGCCATTTGGCTGATCAGGTTGCttatcgtcgtcgtcctttGGCGGCGGTAGGGGCGGCTGGTTTGCCtcagcttctgcttctgcctGAGCCTGGGCTTGTCGggcctcatcttcttcaagctcccTGAGAAATGCcgcgtcttcgtcttccagaTCAGCTTCAGCGTCCGCACCCTCCTCGCCGATAGGGTTCTCGGGAATAATGCCGTTCTGACGCTGCCAAACCTCTCGTCGAATACGGTCGTCCTTGGCTTTCCTTGCGCGCTCGACCTCCTCAAACCCGCCtgacttcttcagcttgcCGTCCGCAACGAAATTAGTGATTTCTCGGTGCAGTGGGTTGACTTGTCGCGTTGCTAGCTCCCTTTGCCGTAGCTTCTCCGCACGCTCGATAGCTTCCAGTCTATCTTCGTGGTTAGGTTGTAAAGCTCTCACTTCGCCAAGAACGCCTTCCTTTGCGGCGCTTTGATCGGCACTGTTGCCGAGGTTGATAAGGCCCTTGGAGAACTGGCGGGCACTTCCGGCACTTGCGCCAGTGCCGTTGTCCTTCATCTGCTCCTTGGTAGCCTGCTCAACAAGAGTGAACGTTTCTGAGGCCTTCTCCAGATCGTCTCGCAGATCGACCAAAAGATCCTCCATAAGGCGAAGCTCGTCCCGCCCTTGGCACACGTCCTCTAACTCCTTCTCCCAAATCTTGGTCCAAATAGGTTTCTCCTGTGTCATGTACTCTTCCATTCTCTTCAGTTCCTTGGTCAATGTTGCGATATCCTTTCCAACAGAATCCAATTGTCGTGGCAGTGGTCGCACACCGCGGTGCACCACATCCTTACGCAGATCTTCAATAAGGTCCTGGAGGTCGTCCACCTTACCAACCAACCGATCAGAGTCGCTGTTGAGTTGTTTACGTCCACTGGTAACATATGAGTAACCAGCGTCGCCTTCAATGTCGGGAATCGCAGCTTTGGCTGTGGCAACTTTGACGTTGGCCGCTTTTGCGCGAATGGTAGCCATTGAGTCTTGAATGTCTGCTTGGAAATTGGAGTAAGTCTGTCGCATAATGGCCAGATCTCGTCGCAAGGTCTTCAGTTCTCCCAGATGGCTACTATCCAACTTCCTTCCAGAGCTAAACTGTGTCTTTGTTCCGTCAGAAGAGTGAGAAGTTGATGGAGGTGACAGTGCCAGTCGAGCCATTTCGTTGGCAGCCTCTTGTTGTCGGTCTGAAACTCGTTGAAGTGCAGCTCCTTGATCCGTTACTATCTGCTTGACATCCCGAACAATTTCGGTTAAGGATGCAATCCCATCGTCGATATGTTTCTTGACTTCGTCTAGAGCCTCGACATTGAGCACCAGAACTGTTCGGTCTTTGACATCTGCGAGATCTTCCAATTCGTGTCGTACACCAGAAACCGGATCTTGGATGTAGATTTCAGGGAGATCTGCGCCGTTGTGTTGTGTATTCCAAGAAAATTTCTCGATAAATGCGAGTTGAAGCCGTCCAATGGTAAGCTCGGCGCGTCCCTCCGGTAGAACAAACTTCTTTACCTTGGACTTGTACTGGAGGAACAAGGTCAGATCCTTCGTGGGAGTCGGAGGGGGCGAATCTTGGAAGTATGAGGTCTCAGCAGGCTTTTGTTGTGGTGTGGGAGCAACTTCGGGCTCGGCCTTTGGCTTCTCAACTTTCGGCGTCTCGGGCGCATCATCGCTGAAGAACATAGGATCAGTGGGGGGGCCACTGAGTGTTGCGCTGGCAGCATATGCTTCATCGGGTGTCTGCACCGTGGGAGGATCTATCTTTGCGGGTAACTCTGCTAATGATGATTCCTCAGAAACGCTGTCTGGTATCCTGACGGGAGAATCTTCGGCAGGAGCCGTGGTACGCAGAGACTGGCTGGAAGTATTACGGTTGTGGCGTATAGACTGTCGACCTTGAACTGCTCGCAGTGATTCTCGGACTTCCTTTCTTCCTCGGTTTGGCACAGGTGAATTCTGCGGCGGGAGAATCGGTACACCATTAGCACCTCCCAGATGCTTGGATATTTGATATTGAGAATATCTGCGTGAAGCTCGTCTTTCCAGATCTCCACCCTTCTGCAGAGCAGCCAGAGCACTCGAGGTATTGTCTGGCGGAGGCGGTGGGGGCGGCGGGAACGAATCGATATTTAGCTCTCCTCCAGGTGGTCCAGGTGGTGCTGGAGGTCCAGTAGGGATATTACTTTCACCCTCTGGATAAGGTGGAACAACTGGCATACTTTGCATCGTGTTGCTAGAGAGGGAAGACTGCTCTGATATGGCGGATGCTCGAGAGGATTCTCGCTGAGCATTAAAGCGGCGTGGGGACTGGTTGGTACTGCCACCCGACTGACGCAAGGAATCAGTCGGTTGCGAGTCGGGCTGGAAACCATTCTCTAGACCCTCTTCTAACATATTGGTGAGTCCGCTGTTGCCGCTTCCAACGGTACTGACGCTGGTTGCCCTGTCGGGAGGTGCATGGCCGTCGCGGTCCCGAGCTTGCTTCTGGCGGAGCTTCTGTTGTTTGCGCTTTAGGCCATGTAACAGATTAATAATGATGTCCCGGATCCTAGGCAAATATTTCTCCAAACTCTCGGCGCTCGCCTCTTGGCTCAACGTCGCTTCGAGAATATGTCGCAGTAGATCGGGCACGTTTCCTAAGTCAGATGTGTCAACGTGGATGGCCGTGAATGCGCGACACGCCATATTGAATTCATAACCCAAGCGCACGTAAACGTCAGACACTTGGCTATCGGTAGCTTGTCCGCGCGACCATTGGGTCAAGGTCTCGAGAAGCTGTTTTGTTGCGACGAGGAGGTGTGTGACGCTCTTTTCGATCTGCGATAGAGGCATATTGGAACCGCTGCCGGAACCCTGAGAGATCATGGAGCGTCAGCATCTTGCTTTGCAATTGGGTATGGGACGTGGGGCAGGGCTCGGCAGGGGCACACTCTCGTCCACGCTGAGCATTACGGTATACTCACTTCACGGTTCATCCTGCGAGACCCAGTCGATTGTACAGATCTCGCGGAGGCGCTTGAGGCTCGGGCCTGGAGCGCCGGCGAGATGGATCGGACAGGAACATTTGGTGGTGGCCCTGGCTCAGCGCCAGGCGAGCGACGATGGGCGAAGGCGCGTTGGGAACCGGATGGCGGAGCTTGCATGACGGACGATGTATGCTCGGATATATGTATCTAAGTCGCGACGATATATTCGTCTTGTCGATGACGGTCCAgggagtgaagaagaagtgacAGCCTCGGTCGACGAGCAGGTGACTTGGTTAGGAGATTAAGCTCGGTGGAAGCCCAGTGCTTAATCTACGGATTTTGGGTGCCTTCGAGGGGCAAGAGGCATCATCAAAACGAGCGGCAGGCAGGCAAAGCGGATCGCAAAATCGAGGGTCGTGGTAAGAAAAAGGACGTCGCAAAAAAAGATCGAGGCAGGCGATGTACCTGGACTGGAGAGAGTGCGGCTGACGTGCGAGGAGAGAGTATTGAATTGAATTGTGGGAGGAGAGTCGAGCACTTGTAGAGGgtggatggattggatgaatgatgatgttggacgGCGGTAGGTGAGGTAGGTACTCAGTTAGTGGATGAAGGTAGGTTCCGTACGGGCTCTAGCGGGTACTAGATACAGCACGACATCAGTGATTCGACAGCTGaaatgcctacctaggtacctaagacCAGTGCCCAACCTTACCTGACCTTGATCCAGATGGAGATGACCCCTGTATAAGCACGTGCCACTTCCCATGGCGTTTATTCTGCAACCTAGGAACTGAGAGCATGTATGAGATCCAATTCTGGGGGACGGGGCGCCAGCCTATGAACCAACAGTTTTTGTGATCATGGGACTTTATTAGCGATAAGGCTTGGTTGGATATAGCCGTCTTAACATTCTTCAAAAAACCGCCGTCATAATGCACTAAAACTGTCAGTGCCTACCATTcattttaattacttaataggCTACCCGCATAAGCGTTTATGAGCTCAGCGCAAACTGTGTTGATGCATAATGCAAACAATCTAGTCGAGTTTACACTATCTTACAATAATATCATGGCAAGAATCAGCGCAACCCACGCCAAGTCGTTTCATAGTTGGTTCGATATATCCCGTGGGACGGGCTGTCGGCTAGGAAACGGCTTTACCGCTACCACGTCTTGGTCAGCCACTTCATGGATCTGGGGTTAATAAACTTGGCTATTGTTTCGTTGGAACAAGGAGGCTCTTGATAAATATTTCATTGCAGTCAATAATACGTTCAACGAACGGTATGGTATCCTAGTTCATATCCTTAACGAATGGTGCTGTCCAAGCAATAAGTTTCCTCGTAATCTCATTAACGCCGGTACGCCGTATTCATTATCCATTCGTGTATGTCGCGGGCGCCTTATTTCATTACTATtcgtctctctctctctctctctctctctctttattcCTCTCCGAGGAGGGCGAATTGGTCGCCAGACACCGTCCTAATGTCAAGCTGAGAGAACCCCTTGCCCTTTCTCCCACTGATGAGATGTGGTGGGATCGATCCTCTTCCGCGATCAACTGTCAcgtccttgcccttgaaTTCTTGTGAACCCGAAATGGAGTTTGCAAAGAACATGCCCTCCCAAGAGTTAGGATAGTAGAGCTCAATTTTGCCACTGACTGACTTGTGTGTGGAGTGAAGAACCGAAAGCACGGGTCTGGCCATGCTAATTCCAGCAAGCTCAGATCCTTCCGGGAGAACAATGTATGGATCGCTACCATCCGTCGGATCATAAGGCTTGACGGGGGGGATTGTTTCGCCGATGGTAGCAAGGCTCGTCCATAGGGGCTCCAGAATCGTCACATGCGTATCACCGCTCTTCGTGTCCGTGATGATTGTTGGTTTCGCCTTTTCGTTTATAGTCAACAAACTCGAGTCCAGAACCGGCCAGATTTGCAGCTTCATATCACCAGACTGCGATTTGAAAGACGCCGATGAGCTTGCGGCGACATCGGCCGTGATATCTCCCGATGCCGTGATTATATCAACTGTGTAGTCGCGTGGTGGGAATTCGCGATCTGGGCGAGCAGCCTTCTGAGCACTAGTGAGAGGCTCATCAATCTTGATCGTGCCTGAAGCAGAGCGCACACGAAACTCAGCAGGCCTAACATTCTGGGGGTTTACTGGCTTCGGTCCAacgttggtgatgatatCGCCTGAGGCCGTTGAGATGTCGAGGAGGTCGTAAAGGGGATACCATCCCTTGACATCGCCGCTGGCCGTATGAATGCGGATTTCGCGGGATGAGAGTGTGTACGGAACAacttccttgcccttgatcgTTTTTATACCAGGCGAAGTGATATCGCCGCTGGCGCTTCGAATGTTGACCCCATTATGGACTCCCAGAACGACCCCctctttgaggttgatgtcaaGCTGCTGAGTCTCAATATTAAGATGGTCAAGGATAGTCTCACGATGAGCCGAGACCGTGATACGTATCTGAATGCAAGGAGCCTTGTCAGACGAGCTCCAGGCGACCCTGCGTGGCACCTTGATCTCAAAGACCTGAGTTGTCTTGTCGAAGTCGGCCTTGGCCCTGAGATTGTCGTGATTGGAGATAACCTGCAGCTCAATACTAGCAGGCGAGGACTCGTCCACAGGCCGAAGAATAACTTCACCAGAGACATGGGTGCTCCATCCTTCAAGGTCATTGGACTTGACCATTCTTTGTATAATGCTAAGGTTGCGGTCAGATTGGACATCGAATTCCTCAGCGAAGTGGGCCGAGTGTTGAGGCTTTTCAAGGCAAGTTCGCGAAGGGTTCCAGTTGAAGTCATCGCGGTCGTTGGAAGGCGGTGCAACGGGATCATTATCCTCGACTGGGTTTGAGTGTGACTAGCAGTAACATTAGTCCAGGTATCGTGTTGTATCAACATGAGACTTACGCCGTGACTAGACTGCATAGTAAAGCTGCTGAAGATCATAAAAATGACAGAGAAAATAAGAAGCGAAGCAAGGACTGTCTTGACTTTCTtcctgatgttgaagtttgAGACGGAGTCTTTGAATTGTTGCCAACGCGATGGTTGTTGAGCTGAGTTGTAGGGGCTGCTCATGGACTCTGGGGCATGGTGAATCAGAGGTCTATTCTCCTCAGGCCGGCCCATTGTAGCTGTAGAAGCAAAGGTCTGATAGTTGTTCACTGTAGTTGGAGGCGAAGTTGTTGTAGGTGAGGGCGAGTAAGCAGGCGGTGCGTCAACAGGATGAGCAAACAGGGGAGAAGCTCTTGGAGGAGAACGTGGCGTCGATGCAATGGGGTTCTCTGAGCCGCTCGCGTTCTCATGTGACAAGGCAGTGCTTTCAAAGTTGTGTTCAGCAGAGCCTCCGCCGGTATTTAACaacctcctctccctctctgcCTCCTGGATCTTTGCATCGCGACTCAACTGAGTTGGGTCCTCGACAAGCACGTTTGGGACATGAGGTACGTTTTGTCCAGAGCgagatgacgacgactcAGACGACGCGTGGAAGTAACCGTCAGTTGGCGAGAGGGCATCATGTTCATCGTCAGAGTCGGCGGAATAGAGATTGTCAGAGTAAGGAGCAGGCATTTTGTCCTTGCCTCGTTATGGGCGTGGGGCGTGTAAGACGGTGCAATTGATCCAGACGCACGTCAAGTACCCCTTTTTTGGTCAAGTAAGAAGGAGATTAAGGCGGTGCGTACGTGGCACTCTTGACAAAAGGAATCCGAGCGTGCTCACGCCGTGTATCACCAGATTATTGAGGTCAAGAATGTCAAACGAGATGAGAGAAGGATGAAGTTGAGCTGCGGCGCGGATGAGGAAAAAAAGAGGGGAACAGGTCTTGCTTACAGCACCtctctttttgttttctGCAATCAGCCTATGGCCGTGGTCGTGGTTCTAGACTAGATATTCCTGCTCGGTTACGTTGCTTGGTTGCGATGCTTCTGATCATGTATGTAACGACGTTGGCCGATCACGCTATTGCTCTTTTGGGGGCGAGCGTTGAACGTGCATATGAAGCGGCGTAATACTGCAAAAAGTCCGACCAAGCTATCCATTTATCTTATTTTCCAACTTCTAAGCTATGGATGGTATGCGCCATGCTTCCTTACTTGGCTATACGATATTTTCAATGTTATGAACGATACTATCTATACCTCTggtgcttcttttctttgtatttgcttcttcttcctatAATTCACCTTCTCTTGAAAACTCTTTCGTTCCCTCGTCTTATCTTCCATCTCCCACCAGAGCAAGGATCCTCTTCTAACTTATCACTTTACAAAAGTTCCCCCAACCTTCACAACCCCGCAGTCCTCTTTCAACCCTTGCCAACTGCCATTCCTGTGCAAGCTCAAGTCATAGTCGCAATGCTGCGTAAGCCCTGCAGCAAAGGCCGCGAGTTCTTGACATGCGGCTGACGACAACCTGTGACTGTGGAAGATAAAATAACGAGTCAAAATCGCGAAATGACGTTTGCTGATCGATAATAAGCACCAAGCATACGTGATAGGGCTGATTGATAACGAGTTCTTCTTAGCCAAGCTGTCCAAGCCGAGTTCGGATCTGCAGTACGGtaataagcttcttttgtaagctgccaaagccatgatgagcttcATGAGCAGCTCCTTCTGGGCCTCCTTTCATGTCTAAGTCCAGGACACATTCACTCCAGCAGTGAGCTTCACCCTACAAGCTTCCGCCATGCCTTCATAATTATTACCTTCTTATGGCTGGTATTGCAGTCCAAGGAATCCTCGAGTCACCCAGGACGGCCCCTCCTGTATGAACTATTCCGCCGGAGCCGGCCCCACATCTCCGACTCCGGTTCCATGTCCGAAATGGGCATGCTCGATCCCGGATGCTCTCCATGACCTCAGCTAGCCCGCCGTCTTTCGCAATTCAGCAATTTCATAGATGGCGAGTCAGAGTAACTTTCATTATCGTTTCAAACCTAGTCAAGGGAACTACTGATGGACTCATGACGAGACCTCACCTTCTTGTAACCACTTCTATATTGAACAAGGAAATGTCCACCCAGTTCTAACCACTGACTCCCAGCACCTCCAAAAATGAGAAATATGTAGTGCCAGCCGTATCATCGCCTCGTCTTCTGACAATGGCTGCTGGCCACTTTCTTCTGATATATCAATCCCTTCAACGCCAGAATATTCCCCCATCGTAACGCGATGCCATCCAATCGCTAGATCCTCGCTTTCCAGAATATTGATGTGAAATTTGCGTGCGTCCGTGTGTATAGTAAATGTTAGTTGTGAAACAGGGGATGATCCCTTCAGTTTCTTGTGTTTGGCCCTTTTATCTCATAGCTAGTTGGGACTTCTAGCTCAATCCAAGAATTCTCTTTGAATTCTCGTACACCACCCAAGTGATACTCAAGGCGGGAGCAACCTTCAGAAGGTTGGGTGTGAGGCCCTTATATAAGCCCCGATATCCTTCTCGTTGAATCGTTTTCTTCGTGACGTCCCAAATACCAGTGTATGTTGCAGGGTGCATGGCTGTGCCCTGGGTTTGAAGTCGTGTTCGTACCACGTTCAGGGGGTAGACAACGCTGGCTCCAAAGGCTCCAGACGTGGCGCCGATGATCCCCGTGGCGATGTTTCCGGGTTTGACATCGTCTTCATGGACGTTGTTCTTCCGAGCATAGTACGACTTGTAAGACTTTTTGAGTAATTCAAAGGTGCCCATGTCAATAGCACTGTAGGGGAACATTCCCACAAGTCCCATGGTCAATCCTCGATAGCAGGCACGCACACCACCATCTGCATACATCTTCACAGCGGTCTGGCGAACCAAGGCCGCACCTTGAAGACCGTCCTTGACAGTCTCACATTGTAGGCGGAACTTGAGGGTATCGAGAGGGTAAACCGAAGCCCTGCCAATTATCAGTTTCTAACTTCTGTCAAGATTTCTATCGGACTTACTGTGCTATCATGCCAGCAAAGCCACCTGAGGCGAATTTTGACCATGAACTTAGATGCTTGGGATCACCATGGCCCTCGAAGTTGGCAAGCGCGCGTTTTGCCGCTTCATACGAGCCAAATTTAATGGCCGTCTCAGGCATGATTTTGATGACATTGAGGCCGTTTCCTAGTCTTGTTAGCATTTTCTGTCACATCAAGGGCCAATATGAGCCCTACTTCCTCATGATGCAGACTTACCAGCAAAAAGACTTCGAACACCCCCTGACCGAACAAGATCTCGAAAAGCATCTCCGAACGGTTTGGCTGCATTTTTCAGAGCAGCGAGGGGACGGCCTTGTCGAAGTGCTACACCCGCGGTCTCGGTACGACTGGACGTGTTCACAAGCAGATAGACCTTCAGCCGATCGAGAGGCGCAGTAGCCGTACGCGACACTCCACCGGCGATGGCACCTGCTAGAAAGTAGCCTGGATCGGGTACAAATTGTGTTAGTCTAAACTTCTTGTGCACTGCTGTTGAAGCTCCAGTGGTGTGTTCATGTCCAGGTCCATGGGTGCCATCGTCGACGTGTTGTGTAAGCGTTTCGGCGATTTCCTGCGATATCTCGGTAGCTGCATCATCGTAGTCGGGATATGAGACTGCGGCCGCGGTAGCCATGTTCTCGGTCTGGTTCGGGGACTCATCCGGATTTGAGGTGTTGGGTTGACTGACGGAAGTCGATGTCCGGCCGGGAGAAGGTACAGGTCTTGGGAAATCGTAGGGGAAAGCGACTCGTAGAAGAGAGCCGAAAAGGGTGATGAAAAGAGAGCGGAAGCCGTCCGTACCTAGACCCTCTAATGTTTCCTCGCTCACAAGTGTGTCTCCTTCTGGAGTCACACTAACCACCGAGTAGTAAAAGTCAAGTACGGCATGAAGTTGGGAGTCGTGGTCGTGGGGCGGCATAAATAGTAGGAAGTTTCTGAGAGTTCATGATCAGCTGCAAAGTCCATGATTGACAAGGAGGCGCCTTAAGCAACATCTTGACTTCGAGAAACCGGTCGCAGATGTATCGCCGATGGCAGCGATTGGGCTTGGCACATGACGTTATGAGGGTTATCCCCACCAAAATGACTGAGAGTCAGTCATGAGCTCTGAGCATCTGATGTGATGCGACTGACAGCCAGTGGAGTTCTCAATAGAAAAATGCAACAAAAGGACCACCCAGAAAGAATTGAAAATTAAGTACTGACCGCCATTCGTCAAATGTGACATAACCGTCATTGTTGAGGTCCATATCATCGAAGAACTCAGTAAGGCGGCGGGTCGATAGTGTGAGTCCGGCATTCTTAAAAGCTGTTTGAAGCTCAAGTTTGTCCAATTTCCCATTCCCATCTTTATCAATTGATCGAAATAGGGCAAAAAGCTGGCGCTCTGCGTTTTCGACAAATTTTCGGAACTCTAAAGGGTGCGAACAGCCAAAAGTAAGCTTTCAACATCGTGGCCGTAGGTACCGAGGCAATATCTGGGAGAGTTGGAGCTCCAGAGTCAAAGGCAGATTTGCGTACCGTTGTATTGTATCTTGCCATCGCCGTTTTGATCCACCTCTTCCATTATACGTTTCAGCATATCGTCGGCATTCTTCATGGCTGTAATTGCTCATTAGTATCTCTACCAAGCTTGAGCCAGCGCGGGCTCTCGCTTACGATGGTCAATCCTTCGAAGCCCCTTCCGCAGACCCTTTAGGTCAAGTTCTCCTGTGTGATCAGGCTCGAGGCTCGCccagagcttctcaacacGAGCATCGCGAGAGTTCTGGGGCTCCCTAAGCCCCTCTTCAATTTCCTCCACAATGTTTGTCACGCTCATGACGACAGTTGTAACTGCAATGGTGGCATCTCTCGTTCCGGCGAGATTTCAGGTACGTCAGGCGCAACAGGCGCAAAAAGCCCTGCGCTGCAGGAGAGCGTCGCTGTGCAGATGGAAATCGAGGTACGGCGACTTCGAGGGAGGTATTGTCGGGTTACCGGAAGTTCATGGCTAAGCTGTCGTAGGAAGGATTCGGGTCggaaaggaaaagatggtgttgaagtgcCAATACCAATTGACGAGCTGTGACGTTGGTAGCTGAATgaaacccccccccccaaacCGGGTTAACGTTGTGCTGCTCTGGGCTGGGCTTGCTCAAAAATTCAGTGCCTGTACTACGTAAATACCAAATGCTGCAGTGGAGCTTAGCCCCGTCCGTCATGGCCCGGGGTGGCTATCAACAGCCGCTCTGCCCGCTGTTGGGCACTGCTTTGAAGCCTGGCGATCAATCAGAGGCACTGTATTATGCTTAGTGCCCCGGAAGGACCCGCTGAGCTATTCTTTTGCTGCCTTTAGCTGCCAACATCCTCGCTCTGTCTCGGCATAAACTCATCTCGAAGGAATTCTTTTCATGTTGCAAATATTCACATGATCTACCGACTAGCCAAGTGAAAGACACGTTCAGTCAGTGGATTAATGGATCAGTCTAACAACTGAGTACCCTATTAAAAAATCTTATCTGACGGGAAGTTCACAAGTTTCTTATCTCATAATCGGGTGGCTCTCAAAGACAGTTCCGGACATACGGTCCGACAGATCATTGGGATACGCACCTGCATATC
This genomic stretch from Fusarium fujikuroi IMI 58289 draft genome, chromosome FFUJ_chr09 harbors:
- a CDS encoding related to actin-interacting protein AIP3, which produces MQAPPSGSQRAFAHRRSPGAEPGPPPNVPVRSISPALQARASSASARSVQSTGSRRMNREGSGSGSNMPLSQIEKSVTHLLVATKQLLETLTQWSRGQATDSQVSDVYVRLGYEFNMACRAFTAIHVDTSDLGNVPDLLRHILEATLSQEASAESLEKYLPRIRDIIINLLHGLKRKQQKLRQKQARDRDGHAPPDRATSVSTVGSGNSGLTNMLEEGLENGFQPDSQPTDSLRQSGGSTNQSPRRFNAQRESSRASAISEQSSLSSNTMQSMPVVPPYPEGESNIPTGPPAPPGPPGGELNIDSFPPPPPPPPDNTSSALAALQKGGDLERRASRRYSQYQISKHLGGANGVPILPPQNSPVPNRGRKEVRESLRAVQGRQSIRHNRNTSSQSLRTTAPAEDSPVRIPDSVSEESSLAELPAKIDPPTVQTPDEAYAASATLSGPPTDPMFFSDDAPETPKVEKPKAEPEVAPTPQQKPAETSYFQDSPPPTPTKDLTLFLQYKSKVKKFVLPEGRAELTIGRLQLAFIEKFSWNTQHNGADLPEIYIQDPVSGVRHELEDLADVKDRTVLVLNVEALDEVKKHIDDGIASLTEIVRDVKQIVTDQGAALQRVSDRQQEAANEMARLALSPPSTSHSSDGTKTQFSSGRKLDSSHLGELKTLRRDLAIMRQTYSNFQADIQDSMATIRAKAANVKVATAKAAIPDIEGDAGYSYVTSGRKQLNSDSDRLVGKVDDLQDLIEDLRKDVVHRGVRPLPRQLDSVGKDIATLTKELKRMEEYMTQEKPIWTKIWEKELEDVCQGRDELRLMEDLLVDLRDDLEKASETFTLVEQATKEQMKDNGTGASAGSARQFSKGLINLGNSADQSAAKEGVLGEVRALQPNHEDRLEAIERAEKLRQRELATRQVNPLHREITNFVADGKLKKSGGFEEVERARKAKDDRIRREVWQRQNGIIPENPIGEEGADAEADLEDEDAAFLRELEEDEARQAQAQAEAEAEANQPPLPPPKDDDDKQPDQPNGA
- a CDS encoding related to peroxisomal Ca-dependent solute carrier protein, coding for MSVTNIVEEIEEGLREPQNSRDARVEKLWASLEPDHTGELDLKGLRKGLRRIDHPMKNADDMLKRIMEEVDQNGDGKIQYNEFRKFVENAERQLFALFRSIDKDGNGKLDKLELQTAFKNAGLTLSTRRLTEFFDDMDLNNDGYVTFDEWRNFLLFMPPHDHDSQLHAVLDFYYSVVSVTPEGDTLVSEETLEGLGTDGFRSLFITLFGSLLRVAFPYDFPRPVPSPGRTSTSVSQPNTSNPDESPNQTENMATAAAVSYPDYDDAATEISQEIAETLTQHVDDGTHGPGHEHTTGASTAVHKKFRLTQFVPDPGYFLAGAIAGGVSRTATAPLDRLKVYLLVNTSSRTETAGVALRQGRPLAALKNAAKPFGDAFRDLVRSGGVRSLFAGNGLNVIKIMPETAIKFGSYEAAKRALANFEGHGDPKHLSSWSKFASGGFAGMIAQASVYPLDTLKFRLQCETVKDGLQGAALVRQTAVKMYADGGVRACYRGLTMGLVGMFPYSAIDMGTFELLKKSYKSYYARKNNVHEDDVKPGNIATGIIGATSGAFGASVVYPLNVVRTRLQTQGTAMHPATYTGIWDVTKKTIQREGYRGLYKGLTPNLLKVAPALSITWVVYENSKRILGLS